One genomic segment of Catalinimonas alkaloidigena includes these proteins:
- a CDS encoding DUF421 domain-containing protein → MKEWIFSSFDVLLPTVVSTVLVYALVIIYTRIFGLRSFSKMSAFDFAMTVAVGTLLSSTIINKSPSVVQSAVALLSLYFLQLIVAVLRQRLSWFNNAVDNQPLLLMDGPNILHENLRKAQLSEDDLRSKLREANVLNYQQVKAVVFETTGDVSVLHTGEDAQLDTDILKGVQGVSKLA, encoded by the coding sequence ATGAAAGAATGGATTTTTTCTTCTTTTGATGTGCTGCTGCCTACCGTAGTTTCTACAGTCTTGGTATATGCTCTGGTGATCATTTATACTCGCATATTTGGCTTGCGCAGCTTCTCCAAAATGTCAGCTTTTGACTTTGCCATGACTGTAGCAGTGGGTACTTTATTATCTTCTACCATCATCAACAAAAGTCCCAGCGTAGTGCAGAGCGCAGTGGCCTTGCTAAGTCTGTATTTTTTGCAACTCATTGTAGCAGTACTCAGGCAGAGGCTAAGCTGGTTTAACAATGCTGTAGACAACCAGCCGCTCTTGCTCATGGATGGCCCAAATATTTTACATGAAAACCTACGAAAGGCACAGCTCAGCGAAGACGACCTGCGCTCCAAACTCCGGGAAGCCAATGTGCTTAACTATCAACAGGTAAAAGCAGTGGTTTTTGAAACTACCGGTGATGTATCAGTCCTCCATACCGGAGAAGACGCCCAACTTGATACAGATATTCTGAAAGGAGTGCAGGGGGTTTCTAAGTTAGCATAA
- the rsgA gene encoding ribosome small subunit-dependent GTPase A: MQTKRSELEGKVIKSTGSWYNVLAEDGQVYPCRLRGKFKIKGLKVTNPVAVGDKVELELEEGEEGTAVITDIHPRENYIIRKSTHKKHHGHLIATNIDQAVLLATLILPRTSLGFIDRFLVSADSFRIPALIVFNKKDMLEREQQQQQKELMEMYESIGYPCMEISAFDQQDVANVKEALLHKTSLITGHSGVGKSTLLNQIDPSLEQKTAKVSTFANKGVHTTTYAEMFAIEKDTFVIDTPGIKELGLMDINEGELSHYFPEMRELLGECKFHDCTHTHEPGCAVMDAVEEGKIAGSRYYSYLSMLENEDTHR; the protein is encoded by the coding sequence TTGCAAACAAAAAGAAGTGAGTTGGAAGGTAAAGTAATCAAATCAACCGGATCATGGTACAATGTATTAGCTGAAGATGGGCAGGTCTATCCCTGTCGTCTGAGAGGCAAGTTCAAAATTAAAGGGCTAAAAGTGACGAACCCGGTTGCGGTAGGCGATAAGGTGGAACTGGAATTAGAAGAAGGAGAAGAAGGTACAGCGGTGATCACAGATATCCACCCAAGAGAAAATTACATCATCCGAAAATCCACCCACAAAAAGCATCACGGTCATCTGATCGCTACTAACATTGACCAGGCAGTGTTGCTTGCCACCCTGATACTGCCTCGCACATCGCTGGGTTTTATTGATCGTTTTTTAGTATCTGCCGACTCTTTTCGTATCCCTGCCTTGATTGTTTTCAATAAAAAAGACATGCTGGAAAGAGAACAACAACAGCAACAAAAGGAGCTGATGGAAATGTACGAATCTATCGGATACCCATGCATGGAAATCTCTGCTTTTGACCAGCAGGATGTAGCAAATGTAAAAGAGGCATTGCTGCACAAAACCAGTCTTATTACGGGGCATTCGGGAGTGGGAAAATCTACTTTACTCAATCAGATAGATCCTTCTCTGGAACAGAAAACAGCTAAGGTTTCTACCTTTGCCAACAAGGGCGTGCATACCACTACCTATGCTGAGATGTTTGCCATAGAGAAAGATACTTTTGTGATAGATACGCCCGGCATCAAAGAGCTGGGGCTGATGGACATCAATGAGGGTGAGCTTAGCCATTACTTCCCGGAAATGCGAGAACTGCTGGGCGAATGCAAGTTTCATGACTGTACCCATACCCATGAGCCGGGCTGTGCGGTGATGGATGCCGTAGAAGAAGGAAAAATTGCGGGCAGCCGCTACTATAGCTACCTCAGTATGCTGGAAAATGAAGATACACACCGGTAG
- a CDS encoding 3-deoxy-D-manno-octulosonic acid transferase gives MALWISYPFSASNRKFLKGRKGVFNELKAFSQSRNPRQPVYWFHCASLGEFEQGRPLMEAMKEQNPKLQIVLTFFSPSGYEVRRNYEVADLVCYLPLDGKRNAERFLDYIKPKAAFFIKYEFWYGYLSVLKQRNIPSVSVSTLLRENSAPFRWYGSFYRNMLRKVSYFFPQDQNTVDLLKKIGINKVSLAGDTRFDRVADICSHVPKNELAAAFKGESSTMVIGSSWSADMEVLLPFMKEVVDDIKFIIAPHNIEEEVLLRIEKELPYKTVRYSKIKKETITNYRVLIIDNVGMLTSLYRYGEYAYVGGAFGKSLHNILEPATFGMPIFFGDKSYRHVNEANALLKRGVAFTVGDFKELRMKFKHFFNHEEKRQAVAADCRAYIQENTGATKLIMEYIANKKK, from the coding sequence TTGGCACTATGGATAAGCTACCCTTTTTCAGCGAGTAACAGGAAGTTTTTAAAGGGAAGAAAAGGTGTTTTTAACGAGCTCAAAGCCTTTAGCCAAAGCCGAAATCCACGTCAGCCTGTGTACTGGTTTCATTGTGCCTCATTGGGTGAATTTGAGCAGGGGCGACCTCTGATGGAGGCTATGAAAGAACAAAACCCTAAGCTACAGATTGTACTCACTTTCTTCTCACCCTCAGGCTATGAAGTACGCAGGAATTACGAAGTAGCGGACCTGGTATGTTACCTGCCGCTGGATGGGAAACGTAATGCCGAACGCTTTCTGGATTATATAAAACCAAAGGCAGCATTCTTTATCAAATACGAATTCTGGTACGGCTATTTATCCGTTTTAAAGCAGCGAAACATCCCTTCCGTATCAGTATCAACTTTGCTAAGAGAAAATTCAGCCCCTTTCCGCTGGTATGGCAGTTTCTATAGAAATATGCTGCGCAAAGTGAGCTACTTCTTTCCGCAAGACCAAAATACAGTAGACTTGCTGAAAAAGATTGGCATCAACAAGGTGAGCCTGGCAGGCGATACCCGCTTTGACCGGGTAGCGGATATCTGCAGTCACGTGCCGAAAAACGAGCTTGCTGCAGCTTTTAAGGGAGAAAGCTCTACTATGGTCATTGGCAGCAGTTGGTCAGCCGATATGGAGGTCCTTCTTCCCTTCATGAAAGAAGTGGTAGATGATATCAAGTTTATCATTGCTCCTCATAATATAGAGGAAGAAGTACTGCTAAGGATAGAAAAAGAGCTACCTTATAAAACGGTGCGCTATTCAAAAATCAAAAAAGAAACCATAACCAACTACAGGGTACTGATCATTGATAATGTAGGGATGCTTACCTCACTGTACCGCTATGGCGAATATGCCTACGTAGGAGGAGCTTTTGGAAAAAGTCTGCATAACATTCTTGAGCCTGCTACTTTTGGTATGCCCATCTTCTTTGGAGATAAAAGCTACCGACATGTCAATGAAGCCAATGCTTTACTTAAACGAGGAGTAGCTTTTACAGTAGGTGACTTTAAGGAACTAAGAATGAAGTTTAAGCACTTCTTTAATCATGAAGAGAAAAGACAGGCTGTGGCTGCTGACTGCCGTGCCTATATACAGGAAAATACAGGAGCGACTAAATTGATTATGGAGTATATTGCAAACAAAAAGAAGTGA
- a CDS encoding peroxiredoxin has protein sequence MSLVGKKAPLINAPAVVNGEEIVENFSLDQYIGNKYVAFFFYPKDFTFVCPTEILAFQEKLAEFEKRDVAVVGCSCDTEETHLAWMMTPQEEGGIEGVTYPVVADAAKIVARKFGVLAGEYDYDDEGELIFEGLPVAYRGTFLIDKEGTVRHETINDLPLGRNIDETLRLVDALQYVEKHGEVCPANWEEGKEAMKATKEGVSEYLSKK, from the coding sequence ATGTCATTAGTAGGAAAAAAAGCTCCTTTGATCAATGCACCGGCGGTTGTCAATGGTGAGGAAATCGTTGAGAACTTTTCACTTGATCAGTATATCGGCAATAAATACGTTGCGTTTTTCTTCTACCCTAAAGATTTCACCTTTGTATGTCCTACAGAAATCCTGGCTTTTCAGGAAAAACTGGCAGAATTTGAGAAGCGCGATGTAGCGGTAGTAGGCTGCTCTTGCGATACCGAAGAAACACACCTGGCCTGGATGATGACTCCTCAGGAGGAGGGTGGTATTGAGGGTGTAACTTACCCTGTTGTCGCTGACGCTGCCAAAATAGTCGCCAGAAAATTTGGCGTGCTGGCCGGTGAATACGATTACGACGATGAAGGTGAGCTAATTTTTGAAGGTCTGCCGGTAGCTTATCGTGGAACGTTCCTGATAGACAAAGAAGGAACTGTAAGACACGAAACCATCAACGACCTTCCGCTGGGAAGAAATATTGACGAAACACTTCGCCTGGTAGATGCCCTGCAATATGTAGAAAAGCATGGTGAAGTTTGCCCTGCAAACTGGGAAGAAGGCAAAGAAGCCATGAAGGCTACAAAAGAAGGTGTTTCTGAATATCTCTCTAAGAAGTAA
- a CDS encoding Fur family transcriptional regulator → MKEQLEDIREILSGAGLKATQQRMVVYQALLKTMNQHPTAERIFEVVRPQNPSISLGTVYKTLDTFVSSGLAGKVASDAGFMRYDVNMEQHSHIYCSNTQEIIDYHDEELDQLIQQYFEKKNIRNLKIKNIHVQINGLKEDPAQEIEISN, encoded by the coding sequence ATGAAAGAGCAGTTGGAAGACATACGTGAAATACTGAGTGGGGCGGGGCTGAAGGCGACACAGCAACGTATGGTGGTATATCAGGCATTGCTCAAAACTATGAACCAGCATCCTACTGCAGAAAGAATTTTTGAAGTGGTTCGGCCCCAAAATCCCAGTATCTCTTTAGGTACAGTCTACAAAACGCTGGATACTTTTGTGAGCAGTGGGTTGGCGGGAAAGGTGGCTTCTGATGCAGGTTTTATGCGCTACGATGTAAATATGGAGCAGCATAGCCACATTTATTGCAGCAATACCCAGGAGATCATTGATTATCATGATGAGGAACTGGACCAGCTGATTCAGCAGTACTTTGAAAAGAAAAATATCAGAAATCTTAAGATCAAAAACATTCATGTGCAGATCAACGGCTTAAAAGAAGATCCTGCACAGGAAATAGAGATCAGCAATTGA
- a CDS encoding BlaI/MecI/CopY family transcriptional regulator, whose translation MGKKKNIKPSENELAILQILWEKGPSTVREVNELLSVEKPTGYTTTLKFMQIMHDKGLLSRTTEGAKGRSHIYKAEVQESQVNNHLLDQFVNRVFKGSTSQLVMRALGRKTPSAEEIEEIKKFLDKLDKSDES comes from the coding sequence ATGGGGAAGAAAAAAAATATCAAACCTTCAGAAAACGAGCTGGCTATTTTGCAAATCCTCTGGGAGAAAGGGCCAAGCACAGTGCGGGAGGTCAACGAACTGCTGAGCGTAGAAAAACCAACCGGCTATACCACTACCCTTAAATTTATGCAGATCATGCACGATAAGGGATTGCTGAGCCGCACGACCGAAGGTGCCAAAGGCCGCTCCCATATTTATAAGGCAGAAGTACAGGAGTCGCAGGTCAATAACCACCTGCTGGACCAGTTTGTCAATCGTGTCTTCAAAGGTTCTACCAGCCAGTTGGTGATGCGGGCGCTGGGTAGAAAAACCCCCTCAGCCGAGGAGATAGAAGAGATCAAAAAGTTTTTGGATAAACTTGATAAAAGTGATGAATCATGA